ACGAACAAAAGTTCTAAAAGCTCGCATTTCCGGGCTGTTTGTGACACCTTCGATACGACTCAGACTCCCCTAAAAAGCGTAGCGTTACGCGTTTCCCCATCTTCGACTTCGGACTTATGAAATTATCGCGCACCCTCTTTTTTTCGTTCCTCGTGCTCACGCTCCCGCACGCCGGGGCCGTGGTGAATCTTTCCAACAGCACGTATAACACGAGCGAGCCGACTAATTCCGACATCCCAAATTGGACCACCGGCTGGGGCGGCCCGGCGGGAACGACTGGCTGGGATTATGTGGGCATCGTCAACTCCGGCAGCGGCGGTGCGGCCAGCGGCACCTACTTGAAGAATCAATGGGTCATCACCGCCGCGCATGTTGTGACCGCGACCTCCTTCACGCTAGGCGGCACGCTTTACAACATCGAAGCGGGTTCCGTTCACACCTTCACCAACCCGGATACGAGTCAGGCAGATATTGTTCTGTTCCGGCTTACGCTGGCGCCCAATTTGCCGGATCTCGTGATCTCAAGTTCAGCGCCAGTGCCTTTTTCAAATATCAATGCTGGCAGCAAGGTGGTGATGATTGGCTTTGGAGATGGAGGTTCCAAAAGCACGGAGGCTTGGGGCTACAACACGGTCACAGCCAACAATGTGACAGTTTCGCTGGCCCCTTACACGACGACCGATTTTGAGACGGCGTATGGAACCACTTCATCCACCTTCAACGGTAGCGTGACCAATAACTATACTCTGCGCGATGGCGATTCAGGAGGAGGCGATTTTATCTTCAACGGCTCCACATGGAACCTGGCGGGCATCAATGAAGCGGTGGACCTGAACAACAACAACTCCTACATGGTGCAGCTCAGCAATTACAAATCCCAGATCGACGCGGTGACGGCGGTGCCGGAACCTTCCACGTATTGGCTGATCGGACTGGGAGCGCTTGTGTTGGTTGGGCCGTCACTCAAGCGCGGGAAGATCCGTCTCTAACTCGGCTCTAAGAAGTTCCCCAAACAAAAAAGGCAGACCCTCGCGAGTCTGCCTTTTTTTGAGTGGAGTTGCAGTCGAACCTTAGTAAGACGCCTGGCTGCCCTTGATGTTTTTCTTGGCGATAAACGGCATGAGGCCACGGAGGCGTTCGCCAGTTTTCTCGATGCTGTGTTTCTCGCCAGCCTTCAGGAGCGCGTTGTAGTTTTTCAAGCCGCCCTTGTACTCGGCGACCCATTCCTTGGTGAATTTCCCGGTCTGAATCTCCTTGAGGATTTTCTTCATCTCCAGCTTGGTCTTGGCATTGATGACACGAGGGCCGCGAGTGATGTCGCCATATTTCGCGGTCTCGGAAATGCTGAAGCGCATTCCAGAAATGCCCGACTCATAGATGAGGTCGCAGATGAGTTTGAGTTCATGCAGACATTCGAAATACGCCATCTCCGGCTGATAGCCCGCTTCGACGAGTGTCTCGTAACCGGCCTGAATCAACGCCGCAGCGCCGCCGCAAAGAACGGCTTGCTCGCCAAATAGATCGGTCTCAGTTTCTTCCTTGAAGGTCGTCTCGATGACGCCAGCGCGAGTCGAGCCGATGCCTTTGGCCCAGGCGAGCGCGGTTTTCTTGGCTTTCTTGGAGACGTTTTGCTGCACGGCGATGAGCGCGGGCATGCCTTTGCCTTCGACATAGAGGCGGCGAACCATGTGGCCGGGGCCTTTTGGCGCGACCATGATGAC
The nucleotide sequence above comes from Chthoniobacterales bacterium. Encoded proteins:
- a CDS encoding trypsin-like serine protease, with amino-acid sequence MKLSRTLFFSFLVLTLPHAGAVVNLSNSTYNTSEPTNSDIPNWTTGWGGPAGTTGWDYVGIVNSGSGGAASGTYLKNQWVITAAHVVTATSFTLGGTLYNIEAGSVHTFTNPDTSQADIVLFRLTLAPNLPDLVISSSAPVPFSNINAGSKVVMIGFGDGGSKSTEAWGYNTVTANNVTVSLAPYTTTDFETAYGTTSSTFNGSVTNNYTLRDGDSGGGDFIFNGSTWNLAGINEAVDLNNNNSYMVQLSNYKSQIDAVTAVPEPSTYWLIGLGALVLVGPSLKRGKIRL
- the ilvC gene encoding ketol-acid reductoisomerase, coding for MPAKVYTDKDADLAVLNNKICAVIGFGSQGHAHALNLKESGVQVVIGLYPGSKSAAVAKEKGFEVLNAADAVKKADVIMIAVPDMKQADVYNNDVHPNLTKGKTLVFSHGLSVHFKLIDLHPEIDVIMVAPKGPGHMVRRLYVEGKGMPALIAVQQNVSKKAKKTALAWAKGIGSTRAGVIETTFKEETETDLFGEQAVLCGGAAALIQAGYETLVEAGYQPEMAYFECLHELKLICDLIYESGISGMRFSISETAKYGDITRGPRVINAKTKLEMKKILKEIQTGKFTKEWVAEYKGGLKNYNALLKAGEKHSIEKTGERLRGLMPFIAKKNIKGSQASY